A single genomic interval of Alcaligenes sp. SDU_A2 harbors:
- a CDS encoding ABC transporter permease — translation MIDLDLFSTTLQTLFKGFWLSVYIGLWGIVLSLAVGLSLALMRQSGNRALQGFAFGYSTLFRGTPLLVQLFLLYYGVGTLPFVRQSPALWWLFSDGMRCAILAIGLNSGAYVSEVFRGGFQAVPTGQIEAAKAIGMSAWMRFRRVVFPLAIRQALPAYSNEIVLAIKGTSLASTIAVMDLTGHAKRLMNQNYAIIETFVIAGLLYLLINFTLLSCVHLVERWLHIRR, via the coding sequence ATGATAGATCTGGACCTGTTTTCCACCACGCTGCAGACCCTATTCAAGGGCTTCTGGCTAAGCGTCTATATCGGCCTGTGGGGCATTGTGCTGTCGCTGGCCGTCGGTCTGTCGCTGGCGTTGATGCGTCAGTCCGGCAACCGCGCCCTGCAAGGCTTTGCCTTTGGCTACAGCACACTGTTTCGCGGCACGCCCTTACTGGTGCAGCTTTTTCTGCTGTACTACGGCGTGGGCACCCTGCCCTTTGTACGCCAATCGCCCGCCCTGTGGTGGCTGTTCAGCGATGGCATGCGCTGCGCGATTCTGGCCATAGGCCTGAACAGCGGCGCTTACGTCAGCGAAGTGTTCCGGGGCGGCTTCCAGGCGGTTCCCACGGGCCAGATCGAAGCGGCCAAGGCCATCGGCATGTCGGCCTGGATGCGTTTTCGGCGTGTGGTCTTTCCGCTGGCCATACGCCAGGCCCTGCCTGCCTACAGCAACGAAATCGTACTGGCCATCAAAGGCACCAGTCTGGCCTCCACCATCGCCGTCATGGATCTGACCGGCCACGCCAAGCGATTGATGAACCAGAACTACGCCATTATCGAGACCTTCGTGATCGCTGGCCTGCTGTATCTGCTGATCAATTTCACCCTGCTGTCCTGCGTTCATCTGGTCGAGCGCTGGCTGCATATCCGACGCTGA
- a CDS encoding asparaginase, with translation MPVPSSTPRPRLALVGTGGTIAATTHSSTGLTDYDITEGVHALLHAVPELLELAELECHQIFNVDSRAMSSLMLLELSQKLNDLLSRPDIDGVVLTHGTDTLEESAFFLHLTLKTHKPVVLTAAMRPASALSADGPLNLHNAVRVACSPQAQGAGVLVLLNDQIHSARFLSKQHTTQVNAFGSPDAGPLGLVAAGQVRFAMRCLLPHTLDSVFDVRSLAALPKVQVFYDHPDTLAELYRSAAQNGVRGIVVAATGNGSLTPGALEGVSRAHRLGVTCVRASRIHAGPVSDSAYDQDHHTIAAHWLPAQKARILLMLGLAAQLDEAGLRDIFQDY, from the coding sequence ATGCCTGTCCCATCCAGCACGCCGCGACCCCGTTTGGCCCTGGTGGGCACAGGCGGCACCATTGCCGCCACCACGCACTCCAGCACCGGCCTGACCGACTACGACATTACCGAAGGCGTGCATGCCCTGCTGCACGCCGTGCCCGAGCTACTGGAGCTGGCCGAACTGGAATGCCATCAGATCTTCAATGTGGACAGCCGCGCCATGAGCTCGCTGATGCTGCTGGAGCTGTCGCAAAAACTGAATGATCTGCTGTCCCGCCCGGACATTGACGGCGTGGTGCTGACACACGGCACAGACACACTGGAAGAAAGCGCCTTTTTTCTGCACCTGACCCTGAAAACTCACAAACCTGTGGTGCTGACCGCCGCCATGCGTCCCGCGTCGGCCTTGAGCGCGGACGGCCCCCTGAATCTGCACAATGCCGTGCGCGTGGCCTGTAGCCCCCAAGCCCAAGGAGCGGGGGTACTGGTGCTGCTGAACGACCAGATCCACAGCGCGCGTTTTCTGAGCAAGCAGCATACTACCCAGGTCAATGCCTTCGGTTCCCCCGACGCCGGGCCGCTGGGGCTGGTCGCTGCCGGACAGGTGCGTTTCGCCATGCGCTGCCTGCTGCCCCACACCCTGGACAGCGTCTTTGACGTGCGCAGCCTGGCGGCTCTGCCCAAGGTGCAGGTCTTCTACGACCACCCCGACACCCTGGCCGAACTGTACCGCAGCGCCGCCCAAAACGGCGTGCGCGGCATTGTCGTGGCGGCAACCGGCAACGGCAGCCTGACGCCCGGCGCGCTGGAAGGCGTCAGCCGTGCCCACCGCCTGGGCGTGACCTGTGTGCGCGCCTCGCGCATTCATGCCGGGCCCGTCAGCGACAGCGCCTACGACCAGGATCACCACACCATCGCCGCCCACTGGCTGCCCGCTCAAAAAGCCCGCATCCTGCTGATGCTGGGCCTGGCGGCACAGCTGGACGAGGCCGGACTGCGGGACATTTTCCAGGACTACTGA
- a CDS encoding pseudouridine synthase: MKPNKARPPVPARDGVTPSRVWCPRGPWRTLDEFLLERFPYVSPDVMRDRLARGDILDDEGRAQQAGSHYQPDRWLWYFRMVPHESPVPFEMPVLHADERLIAVDKPHFLATTPGGRYLQETALTRVRRHFGEDGITPLHRLDRETAGVLLFCRDPALRGAYQSLFQHGCVDKEYEAVAPFLDLPSHGHTYVSRMEDVPGLFVMREVAGEPNSRTDVLRQHDWADGQGRRLAVYRLRPHSGRKHQLRLHMSSLGAPILNDVFYPDLLPPREDDDFDQPLQLLARHISFVDPVTGQTVRFSSLRCLAEGPCSSRV, from the coding sequence ATGAAACCGAATAAAGCCCGGCCTCCTGTTCCAGCCCGCGACGGCGTCACGCCCAGCCGGGTCTGGTGTCCTCGCGGCCCTTGGCGCACGCTTGACGAGTTCCTTTTGGAACGCTTTCCGTATGTCAGTCCCGATGTGATGCGCGACCGCTTGGCGCGTGGCGATATTCTGGATGACGAAGGCCGGGCGCAGCAAGCTGGCTCGCATTATCAGCCCGATCGTTGGCTCTGGTATTTTCGTATGGTGCCGCACGAGTCGCCCGTACCCTTCGAGATGCCGGTTCTGCACGCCGATGAGCGCTTGATTGCCGTGGACAAACCACACTTTCTGGCAACGACGCCCGGAGGGCGCTACTTGCAGGAAACCGCCTTGACGCGGGTGCGCCGTCATTTCGGCGAGGATGGCATTACGCCTTTGCACCGCCTGGATCGTGAAACGGCCGGTGTGCTGTTGTTCTGTCGCGATCCTGCCCTGCGTGGTGCGTATCAGTCTTTGTTCCAGCATGGGTGTGTCGACAAAGAGTATGAAGCTGTCGCGCCCTTTCTGGACTTGCCGTCGCACGGCCATACGTATGTCAGTCGCATGGAAGATGTGCCCGGTCTGTTCGTGATGCGCGAGGTCGCCGGGGAGCCCAATAGCCGTACCGACGTCCTGCGCCAGCACGACTGGGCAGATGGGCAAGGCCGTCGTCTGGCCGTGTACCGCTTACGGCCCCACAGCGGGCGCAAACATCAGTTGCGCCTGCATATGAGCAGCCTGGGCGCACCTATTTTGAACGATGTGTTCTATCCCGACCTGCTGCCGCCGCGCGAGGACGACGATTTTGATCAGCCCTTGCAATTGCTGGCGCGCCATATCAGCTTTGTCGATCCCGTCACGGGACAGACGGTGCGCTTTAGCAGCCTGCGTTGCCTGGCTGAGGGGCCTTGTAGTAGTAGGGTGTGA
- a CDS encoding TRAP transporter permease, with product MTQQEHQNTGPDLALTQSETAKLEKLVADVDRGGRSVAGVAGMVLFLTAVGWSLFQLWYASPLPFALNMGILNDTEARALHLGIAMFLAYLAYPASLKSARDRVPLHDWLLALIAAFCGSYLFFFYKELATRPGIPTTMDVAVASVGLVLLLEATRRALGAPMAILAVVFIAYIFLGPWLPDALSHRGASLERLVSHMWLTTEGVYGVALGVSVSYIFIFVLLGSLLDRCGAGNYMMQVSFALLGHLRGGPAKVAVVSSAVNGIVSASSVANVVTGGIFTIPLMKKAGYGGIRAGAIETASSVNGQIMPPVMGAAAFLMIEYVGIPYTDIIRHALLPASISYIALFYIVHLEALKLGIQPMMAAGAPKTVARKLAGWGMGIAGTLIVMGLVYWIGVGVQAVAGDAAIWILLFLLLALYVFLLGVAARHDDLPTDINVNTPVRPEPWPTVRAGLYFLIPIGVLVWCLTVEVMSAGLSAFWAVVAMLFQMVTQRPLIAWFRKQAVVEPVRLGLREAVAGLQEGARNMVGIGIACGTAGLIVGAITLTGLGLRMTAFVELVSMGSVLAMLFFTAAVCLVLGLGMPTTANYILMATLMAPVVVELGAQSGMVIPLIAVHMFVFYYGIMADITPPVGLATFAAAAISGEDPIKTGVQGVTYAMRTAVLPFMFIFNPMLLLIGIHSTWELILVIVGSTVASLAFAAATMGWFRTRATWLEVALLLVATFMLFRPDWFMDRVTEKYQDRPPAELMQVVQALPDGANLVVQLTGMNLEGDELQKTVAVALPGLPEGDTSTGAAAATKRLSMAGLTVMAFGDMAQISSVSFGSSARRAGWEQGWDIQHVKVPHPDRPSEFWVFLPAFLILIWLWVRQGIRMRRAVAPA from the coding sequence ATGACACAACAAGAACATCAAAACACAGGGCCCGACCTCGCCCTGACGCAGAGCGAAACGGCCAAGCTGGAAAAGCTGGTCGCCGATGTAGACCGAGGAGGTCGTTCCGTGGCCGGTGTGGCCGGCATGGTGCTGTTTCTGACCGCCGTGGGCTGGTCGCTGTTTCAGCTATGGTATGCCTCGCCCCTGCCGTTTGCCCTGAACATGGGCATTTTGAATGATACGGAAGCGCGCGCCCTGCATCTGGGCATTGCTATGTTTCTGGCTTATCTGGCCTATCCGGCCAGTCTGAAATCGGCCCGCGACCGCGTGCCGTTGCACGATTGGCTGTTGGCGCTGATTGCAGCCTTTTGTGGTTCTTACCTGTTTTTCTTTTACAAAGAGTTGGCGACGCGGCCGGGCATACCCACGACGATGGATGTGGCGGTGGCCAGCGTGGGGCTGGTGCTACTGCTGGAGGCCACGCGTCGCGCGCTAGGCGCGCCTATGGCGATACTGGCCGTGGTCTTTATTGCGTACATTTTCCTGGGCCCTTGGCTGCCCGATGCGCTGTCGCATCGCGGCGCATCGCTGGAACGTCTGGTGTCGCACATGTGGCTGACTACCGAGGGCGTGTACGGGGTGGCCCTGGGCGTGTCGGTGTCCTACATCTTTATCTTCGTGTTGCTGGGCTCGTTGCTGGATCGCTGCGGCGCGGGCAATTACATGATGCAGGTGTCGTTTGCCTTGCTGGGCCATTTGCGCGGCGGCCCGGCCAAGGTGGCCGTGGTGTCCTCGGCCGTCAATGGTATTGTGTCGGCGTCCTCGGTGGCCAATGTGGTGACAGGCGGCATTTTTACGATTCCCTTGATGAAAAAAGCCGGCTACGGTGGTATCCGCGCCGGTGCCATCGAGACGGCTTCGTCCGTGAACGGGCAGATCATGCCGCCGGTCATGGGGGCGGCGGCGTTTTTGATGATCGAGTATGTGGGCATTCCCTATACCGATATCATCCGCCATGCGTTGTTGCCGGCTTCGATTTCTTATATCGCTTTGTTCTATATCGTGCATCTGGAAGCACTCAAGCTGGGTATTCAGCCCATGATGGCAGCAGGCGCGCCCAAGACCGTCGCTCGTAAGCTGGCGGGTTGGGGCATGGGTATTGCCGGCACCTTGATCGTAATGGGGCTGGTTTACTGGATAGGCGTGGGCGTGCAGGCGGTGGCCGGGGACGCTGCCATCTGGATATTGTTGTTTTTATTGTTGGCTTTGTATGTGTTCTTGCTGGGCGTGGCGGCGCGCCACGATGATCTGCCCACCGACATCAATGTGAATACGCCGGTGCGGCCCGAGCCCTGGCCTACTGTGCGGGCAGGTCTGTATTTTCTGATCCCTATCGGGGTGCTGGTCTGGTGCCTGACGGTGGAAGTCATGTCCGCCGGTCTGTCGGCCTTCTGGGCGGTGGTGGCCATGTTGTTCCAGATGGTGACGCAGCGGCCGCTGATTGCCTGGTTTCGCAAGCAGGCCGTGGTCGAGCCGGTGCGCCTGGGTCTGCGCGAAGCGGTAGCCGGCTTGCAGGAAGGCGCGCGCAATATGGTCGGTATCGGCATTGCCTGCGGCACGGCAGGCTTGATTGTGGGTGCCATTACCCTGACGGGCCTGGGCCTGCGCATGACAGCCTTTGTGGAACTGGTGTCCATGGGCAGCGTGCTGGCCATGCTGTTCTTTACGGCCGCCGTCTGCCTGGTGCTGGGGCTGGGCATGCCCACCACCGCCAACTACATCCTGATGGCTACGTTGATGGCGCCCGTGGTGGTCGAGCTGGGCGCGCAAAGCGGCATGGTGATTCCGCTGATCGCCGTGCATATGTTCGTGTTTTATTACGGCATCATGGCCGACATTACCCCTCCTGTGGGCTTGGCGACGTTTGCGGCGGCGGCGATCTCGGGAGAGGACCCGATCAAGACCGGCGTGCAGGGCGTGACTTACGCCATGCGCACTGCCGTGCTGCCCTTTATGTTCATTTTCAACCCCATGCTGCTGCTGATCGGCATACACAGCACCTGGGAGCTGATTTTGGTGATCGTAGGTTCAACGGTGGCCTCTCTGGCGTTTGCCGCCGCCACCATGGGCTGGTTCCGCACGCGGGCCACTTGGCTGGAAGTGGCGCTGTTGCTGGTGGCTACTTTCATGCTGTTTCGGCCCGACTGGTTCATGGACCGCGTGACCGAAAAGTATCAGGATAGGCCGCCGGCCGAACTGATGCAGGTGGTCCAGGCATTGCCCGACGGGGCCAATCTGGTCGTGCAACTGACCGGCATGAACCTGGAAGGGGATGAGTTGCAAAAGACGGTGGCCGTGGCCTTGCCAGGGCTGCCCGAAGGCGATACGTCCACGGGTGCCGCCGCGGCGACCAAGCGTTTGTCCATGGCCGGGCTGACGGTCATGGCGTTTGGCGACATGGCCCAGATTTCCTCGGTATCGTTTGGTAGTTCGGCGCGTCGCGCCGGGTGGGAGCAGGGTTGGGATATCCAGCACGTCAAGGTGCCGCATCCGGATCGTCCGTCCGAGTTCTGGGTGTTTCTGCCGGCGTTCCTGATTCTGATCTGGCTATGGGTGCGTCAGGGCATACGTATGCGGCGTGCTGTTGCGCCGGCTTGA